A single Pseudomonas putida DNA region contains:
- a CDS encoding dihydrolipoamide acetyltransferase family protein: protein MGTHVIKMPDIGEGIAQVELVEWFVKVGDVIAEDQVVADVMTDKATVEIPSPVSGKVLALGGQPGEVMAVGSELIRIEVEGSGNHVDVPQAKPVEAHSAPVAPAAPKPEAKAPQPVTYQAPEHHVEAPIVPRQPGDKPLASPAVRKRALDAGIELRYVHGSGPAGRILHEDLDAFMSKPHSAAGQAPNGYAKRTDSEQVPVIGLRRKIAQRMQDAKRRVAHFSYVEEIDVTAVEALRQQLNAKHGNTRGKLTLLPFLVRALVVALRDFPQINATYDDEAQVITRHGAVHVGIATQGDNGLMVPVLRHAEAASLWANAGEISRLANAARSNKASREELSGSTITLTSLGALGGIVSTPVVNTPEVAIVGVNRIVERPVVIDGQIVVRKMMNLSSSFDHRVVDGMDAAQFIQAVRGLLEQPACLFLE, encoded by the coding sequence ATGGGCACGCACGTCATCAAGATGCCGGACATTGGCGAAGGCATCGCGCAGGTCGAGTTGGTGGAATGGTTCGTCAAGGTCGGCGACGTGATCGCCGAGGACCAGGTGGTGGCCGATGTCATGACCGACAAGGCCACCGTGGAAATCCCTTCGCCGGTCAGCGGCAAGGTGCTGGCCCTGGGTGGCCAGCCTGGTGAAGTGATGGCGGTCGGCAGCGAGCTGATCCGCATCGAAGTGGAAGGCAGCGGCAACCATGTGGATGTGCCACAGGCCAAACCTGTGGAAGCGCACAGCGCGCCCGTTGCACCCGCGGCGCCCAAGCCAGAAGCGAAAGCGCCACAGCCGGTGACGTACCAGGCACCCGAGCATCACGTCGAAGCGCCGATCGTGCCGCGCCAGCCGGGCGACAAGCCGCTGGCCTCGCCGGCGGTGCGCAAGCGCGCCCTGGATGCCGGCATCGAGCTGCGTTACGTGCATGGCAGCGGCCCGGCCGGGCGCATCCTGCACGAAGACCTCGACGCCTTCATGAGCAAACCGCACAGCGCTGCCGGCCAGGCGCCGAATGGCTATGCCAAGCGCACCGACAGCGAGCAGGTGCCGGTGATCGGCCTGCGCCGCAAGATCGCCCAGCGCATGCAGGACGCCAAGCGCCGGGTCGCGCACTTCAGCTACGTGGAAGAGATCGACGTCACCGCCGTGGAGGCCCTGCGCCAGCAGCTCAACGCCAAGCACGGCAACACGCGTGGCAAGCTGACCCTGCTGCCATTCCTGGTCCGCGCCCTGGTCGTGGCCCTGCGTGACTTCCCCCAGATCAACGCCACCTACGACGACGAAGCCCAGGTCATCACCCGCCACGGTGCGGTGCATGTGGGCATCGCCACTCAGGGCGACAACGGCCTGATGGTACCGGTACTGCGCCATGCCGAAGCCGCCAGCCTATGGGCCAACGCCGGCGAGATCTCGCGCCTGGCCAACGCCGCACGCAGCAACAAGGCCAGCCGTGAAGAGCTGAGCGGCTCGACCATCACCCTGACCAGCCTCGGCGCCTTGGGCGGCATCGTCAGCACCCCGGTGGTCAACACCCCGGAAGTGGCGATCGTCGGCGTCAACCGCATCGTTGAGCGGCCGGTGGTGATCGACGGCCAGATCGTCGTGCGCAAGATGATGAACCTGTCCAGCTCGTTCGACCACCGAGTGGTCGATGGCATGGATGCCGCGCAGTTCATCCAGGCCGTGCGCGGCCTGCTCGAACAACCTGCTTGTCTGTTCCTGGAGTGA